The DNA sequence GGGACTCATCCATCGACGGTTCACTCGCCGGCGCCGTACTCGGCTGGTACCCGAAGGTGTCGCTGGCCGAGGGAGTTCGGCGCACCGTCGAGTACTTCCGCGCCGTCTAGCTCTCGGGGCGGGCCCCTCGGTCACCGGTGGGCGAGGTCAACCCACCACGCGTTCGGTGGTGGCGTACTTGCTCTCGGTGGCCCCTTTGAGGGGCTGCCACCAGTCGGTGTTGTCGCGGTACCACGCCACCGTGTCGGCGAGCCCGGACCGGAAGTCGGTGAACCGGGGCTGCCAGCCCAATTCGGTGCGCAGACGGGTGGAGTCGATGGCGTAACGCATGTCGTGGCCGGGCCGGTCGGTCACGAAATCGAATGCGTCCTTGGGCTGGTCGAGCAGTTCGAGGATCGTCTCGACGACGGTGCGGTTGTCGGCTTCACCGTCGGCGCCGATGAGGTAGGTCTCGCCGATCTGCCCCTTGTCGATGATGGTCCACACCGCGTCGTTGTGGTCGTTGACGTGGATCCAGTCCCGCACGTTGGTGCCCTGCCCGTAGAGCTTGGGGCGAATCCCGCTGAGCACGTTGGTGATCTGGCGAGGGATGAACTTCTCGATGTGCTGGTACGGGCCATAGTTGTTGGAGCAGTTGGAGATGGTGGCCTGCACTCCGAACGAGCGCACCCAGGCCCGGACCAGAAGGTCGCTGCCTGCCTTGGTCGACGAGTACGGGCTCGACGGGTTGTAGGGGGTCTGCTCGGTGAAGCGTGCGGGGTCGTCGAGTTCGAGATCGCCGTACACCTCGTCGGTGCTGATGTGGTGGTAACGCACGCCGTGCGCACGCACCGCTTCGAGTATCGAAAATGTGCCGACGAGATTGGTGTGCACAAAACTCGAAGGGTCGGCCAATGAGTTGTCATTGTGCGATTCGGCGGCGAAATGGACGACGAGGTCACTTTCGCCGACCA is a window from the Williamsia sp. DF01-3 genome containing:
- the rfbB gene encoding dTDP-glucose 4,6-dehydratase; translated protein: MRVLITGGAGFIGANFVHRTLATRPDAQVKVLDAMTYAANRQSLASVSDQIELVEGDVADSALVNQLVGESDLVVHFAAESHNDNSLADPSSFVHTNLVGTFSILEAVRAHGVRYHHISTDEVYGDLELDDPARFTEQTPYNPSSPYSSTKAGSDLLVRAWVRSFGVQATISNCSNNYGPYQHIEKFIPRQITNVLSGIRPKLYGQGTNVRDWIHVNDHNDAVWTIIDKGQIGETYLIGADGEADNRTVVETILELLDQPKDAFDFVTDRPGHDMRYAIDSTRLRTELGWQPRFTDFRSGLADTVAWYRDNTDWWQPLKGATESKYATTERVVG